GCGCAATTCTATCTGGACTTCATTTTCTATGGACGGAAGAAATATTTCCTGGGATCCTTCAAGCGGATGGTTTGCAAGCCAGCGTCTTTCTTGGTACGGACTTATGCACGAAGGATTTTTGCCTTTTGCGCCTGACTGGGGAGAAACTGAATTCTATTTGCGCACAGACACAAAAGCTGAAAAATATTTTACTCTTGTAAATAAACCGATAACAGACAGCTGGGCATTGAAGCTTGTTCTTATGGGATATTCTGGGCTTTCGTTCCAGTTCTCGGCTTTGGATTCAACAATAAAAAAGAACAACCAGCTTTATATAGACGGAATGTTCAATGGACGCGGCTGGACAATTTACAATTCAGACAAAGGCCGCGGAAAAGCTTTGTGGTGCAACTCGCTTGAACTTAGAATGCCTGTGATTCCGGGAATTTTCTCGCTTGACCTTTGGGGCGATGCAGTTGCAATTACAGATGAGCCTTATCAGTTCTTTAATTTAAAAGAAGAAGACTGGTACTTTAGTTTTGGTCCGAGCTTTAGATTTTCTATTCAGCAGTTTCCTTTGCGCCTTTTGTTTGCAAACACATTTAAAATCAAAGATGGTTCTCCTGTGTTCACGGATCAGGACGGAGACGGAGATTACAATTGGAGAAAGAACTGGAATTTTGTTCTTTCATTCAGCATGACAAACCGCTAGTTTTTTACGCTTGAAATTTAAAATTAATTGGAGTTTTTATGAAAGTTTTTTTTACAAAAAAAATTGCTGTTTTTGCTTTGCTTGGAATTTTTTCAGCGGCATTTTCGTTCGCGCAGCAGATTACAAAATTCGCTGTTGTAGATACTTCAAAAGTGTATCAGGCATATTTTAGAAATTCAGCTCCTGTAAGAAATTACGAAAATAAAAAAGAAGAATTTAAAAGAGAAATCGACCGGCTTGTTGCAGAGCTTCAGCGTTTGAATGATCAGAAAATAGAATTTGAGCGCAAAGGCAATGACACGGAAGCTATGAAAATTGAAGCGCAGATTACAAAGAAATCAGATTTTATAAATGAATATACAAATGCAAAAAACACTGAGCTTGAGTCCTTAAAAAAATCGCTTCAGGAAAACAACAGCTTCTACAAAAAACTTTATGACACACTTGCGCGCGTTGCGGAAACTGGCGGCTACAGTATGATTTTAAATCTTCAGGAATCAAACGCAATTTTGTGGTACAGTTCTTCTGTTGATATTACAGATCAAGTTATTTCGCAGCTTGGACTTATGTGATTTTATAAAAATGGAAACCTGCCTTTGAATTTTCATTCAGGCAATGGTCTGAAATTTGGAGCAAAAAATGGCAGAAGAAACCCCGGTTATCACTCAGTATCTTGGAATAAAAAAACAGCACCCGAATGATG
The sequence above is drawn from the uncultured Treponema sp. genome and encodes:
- a CDS encoding OmpH family outer membrane protein yields the protein MKVFFTKKIAVFALLGIFSAAFSFAQQITKFAVVDTSKVYQAYFRNSAPVRNYENKKEEFKREIDRLVAELQRLNDQKIEFERKGNDTEAMKIEAQITKKSDFINEYTNAKNTELESLKKSLQENNSFYKKLYDTLARVAETGGYSMILNLQESNAILWYSSSVDITDQVISQLGLM